The genomic stretch GTCCTCGTCGCCGATGATCACCGTGTTCTTGAGGACGCTCTTCTGTCCCCGACGCAGACGTTCGGAGAGGGCCTGATGGGAGATGTCGAGATCCGCCGCGAGGTCCGTGAGGGTGATCGACCGCGGGACGTCGAAGTAGCCGCTGTCGAAGGCGGCGACGAGCGTGTCCTGCTGTTCGTCGGTGAGGCCGAATCGACCCTCGCGGCCATCGTCGAGCCGGTAGACGCTGCGGATGTCGATCGTGAGACCCGCGTCCTGACAGTAGTCGTAGGTCCGCGAGAGAGCGTCGCGCTGGGCGAAGAGAACGCGGAGCTGCCAGCCCGACTCGTCGCCGAACGCGGCGAGGATCGAGCCCTGCTCCTCAACGAGGATCTGGACGACCGTCTGGATCCGCTCGACCCACTCCATCCGGTAGAGCCACTCCCCCTCGAGCTCCGAGAGACGTTCGAGGCTGTCCACGGACTCGTCGCGTTCGAGACACTCCTTGATCGCCTCCCCGTCGTTGCCCGTCACCCAGACGAACGGCATGACGTGGTCCATGTCCTGGGCGACGAACCGTTCGATCTCGAACTCGACGTTCTCGAGCTCCGACAGCGTCCGCGAAAGGGCGAACTCGTCGGCAGGGAGCTCGATTTCGACTATCGTGGCGCTCATGGGGGCTGTACGAACGGGCACGGTAATACACCCCCGGAAATCGCATGCCGACCACAGCCGAGACGGTACTTTCGTATCGTCCCATGGGATATATCGTGCGGGGATCGTTCGAAGTAGCGGTCGGTCGGATCGGGTGCCGGTCTTTCCGAGCGCTCGATCACCGAGTCGTCGGACGGGACCGATCGCGATGTCGGTCGTCGGCATCGCTACGGTCCGCGGTGTGAGCAAGCAGGGGGTTCGCACGCAGTCGGCTACTGGTGGGCG from Halalkalicoccus tibetensis encodes the following:
- a CDS encoding helix-turn-helix domain-containing protein produces the protein MSATIVEIELPADEFALSRTLSELENVEFEIERFVAQDMDHVMPFVWVTGNDGEAIKECLERDESVDSLERLSELEGEWLYRMEWVERIQTVVQILVEEQGSILAAFGDESGWQLRVLFAQRDALSRTYDYCQDAGLTIDIRSVYRLDDGREGRFGLTDEQQDTLVAAFDSGYFDVPRSITLTDLAADLDISHQALSERLRRGQKSVLKNTVIIGDEDRED